One genomic region from Vanessa tameamea isolate UH-Manoa-2023 chromosome 14, ilVanTame1 primary haplotype, whole genome shotgun sequence encodes:
- the LOC113398815 gene encoding ubiquitin-conjugating enzyme E2 J2-like, whose translation MAKTKVTGATSRLKQDYLRLKSDPVPYVTAEPVPSNILEWHYVVKGPEKSPYEGGYYHGKIIFPREFPFKPPSIYMITPNGRFKTNTKLCLSITDFHPDTWNPAWSISTILTGLLSFMLEKTPTLGSIVTSDYQKRCLAAESLEINLKNKMFCELFPEYVEEIEQLLKERQEAILHTENTNNNSGSEVVTEQQSNMYYILTNLFVLVGFVFLAYMVKYVLVSISND comes from the coding sequence ATGGCAAAAACTAAGGTTACTGGAGCGACTAGTAGACTAAAACAAGATTACCTCCGGCTGAAAAGTGATCCTGTACCATATGTGACTGCGGAACCCGTTCCTTCAAACATTCTAGAATGGCATTACGTTGTAAAAGGCCCCGAAAAAAGTCCATATGAAGGCGGATACTATCatggaaaaattatatttcccaGAGAATTTCCTTTTAAGCCCCCGTCTATCTACATGATTACTCCAAATGGACGATTCAAGACAAATACAAAATTGTGCCTTAGCATTACTGATTTCCACCCAGACACATGGAACCCAGCTTGGTCTATTTCTACAATTTTGACTGGTCTGCTCAGCTTTATGCTAGAGAAAACCCCAACGTTAGGTTCCATCGTGACATCAGATTACCAAAAGCGCTGTTTAGCTGCAGAATCTCTCGAAATTAatctaaaaaacaaaatgttttgtgAACTATTTCCTGAATATGTAGAAGAGATTGAACAACTACTGAAAGAAAGGCAAGAGGCAATCCTGCATAcagaaaacacaaataataacagTGGTAGTGAAGTGGTGACTGAACAACAGTCTAACATGTACTATATTTTGACTAATCTTTTTGTGCTTGTCGGTTTTGTTTTTCTTGCTTACATGGTCAAATATGTTTTGGTCTCAATATCTAATGACTAA